In the Mytilus trossulus isolate FHL-02 chromosome 1, PNRI_Mtr1.1.1.hap1, whole genome shotgun sequence genome, one interval contains:
- the LOC134711786 gene encoding uncharacterized protein LOC134711786, whose product MASSKPILCGPCEKGKLKTKADIWCYNCEEGVCSTCSGHHKRIKSSRDHKTIDIKSYKPSIRAIKTECDKHGQQLNLYCPSHLIPCCDECISTSHSKCKGIKSLANVVKKTKIEKSSQSVQKQIDFIKHFLDELINDQSKNIKRCQQENDNTKELILKIRKDINKYLTHLEKKLFNEADTILNQEKSRATDLVTEIEGQQKKLKEMRKDLHLVLSSSTKLQSFLGVCQIEQQVHKSQRYVESIENDDRTKEFCIKMRQNDEIEKILSKLRSLESLGEVIVVKKETSLNRETSLSRKAQVQSRVQSNINNMTMNIKTTIDINMDKISDMICLMDGRFIVVEEFGKVNLFTSDGKLQKQLPLPDGAWSVTQINQNTIAITYPEEKAIKIFNMENEIVTKVITLDKQCFGLSFSNNSLVVGLSDNGCEIRIIELEGNTLKSIQVESKSHLEYFVYCNDRVIFSDFYGNAVNCVDESGQQIWKYTQDLEGPRGLCTDTHGTNIFVVDYQSDKIIVISKDGQNNKVLINEEEGLDSPQCICLKPNESSGLICDNSGTYLAKFNLST is encoded by the coding sequence ATGGCATCCAGTAAGCCTATATTATGTGGACCTTGTGAAAAaggaaaactaaagactaaagcTGACATCTGGTGTTATAACTGTGAAGAAGGAGTATGTTCAACATGTTCTGGTCATCACAAAAGAATAAAATCATCTCGTGATcataaaactattgatattaAAAGTTATAAACCCTCTATCCGAGCTATCAAGACAGAATGTGACAAACATGGTCAACAGCTCAACTTGTACTGTCCTAGTCATTTAATACCTTGCTGTGATGAATGTATTTCCACCAGTCATTCAAAATGTAAAGGAATAAAAAGTTTAGCAAATGTAGTCaagaaaactaaaattgaaaagtcCTCTCAAtctgtacaaaaacaaattgactTTATCAAGCATTTTCTAGATGAATTGATAAACGACCAATCAAAAAACATTAAACGATGTCAACAAGAAAATGATAACACAAAAGAATTAATTCTTAAAATTCGCAAGGacatcaataaatatttaaccCATCTAGAAAAGAAGTTATTTAATGAGGCCGATACCATCTTGAATCAGGAAAAGTCAAGAGCAACAGACTTAGTAACTGAAATTGAAGGACAACAGAAAAAGTTAAAGGAAATGCGAAAAGACCTACACTTAGTCTTATCAAGTAGTACAAAATTGCAATCATTTCTAGGGGTATGTCAGATTGAACAACAAGTACATAAAAGTCAAAGGTATGTCGAATCTATTGAAAATGATGACAGGACAAAagaattttgcattaaaatgaGGCAAAACGATGAGATAGAAAAGATCCTAAGCAAGTTAAGATCACTAGAATCCCTGGGAGAAGTGATTGttgttaaaaaagaaacatcatTGAATAGAGAAACAAGTTTGAGTAGGAAAGCACAAGTACAGTCAAGAGTCCAATCCAACATAAACAACATGACAATGAATATTAAGacaacaatagatataaacatggACAAAATCAGTGACATGATTTGTCTGATGGATGGAAGATTTATAGTAGTGGAAGAGTTTGGTAAAGTTAATCTATTTACGTCTGATGGCAAACTACAGAAACAATTACCTTTACCTGATGGAGCCTGGAGTGTTACACAGATCAATCAGAACACTATAGCAATAACTTATCCTGAGGAGAAAGCCATCAAGATCTTTAATATGGAGAATGAAATAGTTACCAAAGTTATCACATTAGACAAACAATGCTTTGGACTATCTTTCTCCAATAATTCTTTGGTTGTTGGTTTGAGTGATAATGGTTGTGAAATCCGTATTATAGAATTAGAAGGAAATACACTGAAGTCCATACAAGTTGAGAGTAAATCACACCTGGAGTACTTTGTCTATTGTAATGACAGAGTAATCTTTAGTGACTTTTATGGCAATGCAGTAAACTGTGTGGATGAATCAGGTCAACAGATCTGGAAATATACACAAGATCTAGAAGGACCAAGAGGACTTTGTACAGACACTCATggtacaaacatttttgtagtaGATTATCAATCTGATAAAATAATAGTAATATCAAAAGATGGACAAAATAATAAAGTACTGATTAATGAAGAGGAAGGACTTGATTCTCCACAGTGTATTTGTCTAAAACCCAATGAATCTTCAGGTTTGATTTGTGATAACTCTGGAACATACTTAGCAAAATTCAATTTATCTACTTAA